From one Solanum lycopersicum chromosome 12, SLM_r2.1 genomic stretch:
- the LOC101266611 gene encoding uncharacterized protein isoform X2, with protein MEDGVSSFNQFIHELSVEPNASSSVEYSSQEDVDENVGPMSPPLQSSRASRVSSFTRQSSSWVHLLRCIFSWFLFPIKFMLGIPLYLYGSRTTSGSLQSSPLQATKRLQSLKDHFVQRATDRRRGVVEDLHLAIEIIIETIFGFAHKAVRCLLSPIVTVTEVVKWFFSCMSGPENVPADGSGVSVPTDTLSENDPTPRERQTGFYHSLNTDSRTCQDVITELGYPYEALRVVTSDGYILLLERIPRRDARKVVYLQHGVFDSSMGWISNGVVGSPAFAAYDQGYDVFLGNFRGLVSREHVDGNISPRQYWRYSINEHGTQDIPAIIQKIHEIKVSELKNSQAGFEEEFESDQPYKLCAISHSLGGAAILMYVITQRIEEKPHRISRLILLSPAGFHHDSNIVFTVMEYVFLVLSPLLMLFVPAFYIPTRFFRMLVNKLARDFHNLPAVGGLVQTLISYVVGGDSSNWVGALGLSHYNMNDMPAVSFCVALHMAQIKRSRKFIMFDYGSAATNMEVYGSSQPLDLGEYYLFIDIPVDLVAGQKDNVIRPSMVRKHYDLMTDAGVDVSYKEFEYAHLDFTFSHREELLAYVMSRLMLVGCSSKKLAGQKSLRNQKNEVQSSSH; from the exons ATGGAAGA TGGTGTCTCATCATTCAACCAATTCATTCATGAGCTTTCTGTTGAACCCAATGCCTCATCAAGTGTAGAATACTCATCACAGGAAGATGTTGATGAAAACGTCGGTCCAATGTCTCCTCCGTTACAAAGTTCTCGAGCATCCAGAGTGAGCAGTTTTACCAGGCAGAGCAGTAGTTGGGTACATTTGCTCAGATGCATCTTCTCATGGTTCCTTTTCCCCATTAAATTTATGTTGGGAATACCGTTGTATCTATATGGTTCACGTACTACGTCTGGGAGTCTACAGTCTTCCCCTCTACAAGCTACCAAGAGATTACAGTCACTCAAGGACCACTTTGTCCAACGGGCCACTGACAGAAGGCGAGGCGTAGTTGAG GATCTCCATCTAGCAATTGAGATTATTATTGAGACTATCTTTGGATTCGCTCACAAGGCAGTACGTTGTCTTCTTTCACCTATAGTCACTGTAACGGAAGTGGTGAAATGGTTCTTTTCTTGTATGAGTGGTCCTGAGAATGTTCCTGCTGATGGTTCAGGTGTATCTGTACCTACAGATACTCTTTCAGAGAATGATCCTACGCCTAGGGAACGACAAACAGGCTTTTATCATTCCCTAAATACAGATTCTAGGACATGTCAAGATGTCATAACAGAGCTTGG GTACCCATATGAAGCTCTTCGTGTGGTAACTAGCGATGGATATATTCTCCTTTTGGAGAGAATTCCAAG ACGTGATGCTCGGAAAGTTGTTTATCTGCAACATGGGGTTTTTGATTCATCCATGGG TTGGATATCGAATGGAGTTGTTGGTTCTCCTGCATTTGCAGCCTATGATCAAG GGTATGATGTTTTCCTTGGAAATTTTCGCGGACTGGTTTCGAGAGAACATGTTGATGGCAATATATCCCCACGACA ATACTGGAGGTACTCCATAAATGAGCACGGGACACAAGATATACCTGCGATCATACAGAAGATCCATGAAATAAAAGTTTCTGAATTGAAAAACAGCCAAGCGGGTTTTGAGGAAGAGTTTGAGAGTGATCAACCATACAAGCTCTGTGCTATTTCCCATAGTTTGGGTGGAGCTGCTATTCTGATGTATGTCATTACCCAGCGAATTGAGGAAAAACCCCATAGGATTTCAAGATTAATCTTGTTATCACCTGCTGGCTTCCATCATGATTCAAATATTGTTTTCACGGTTATGGAGTACGTGTTCCTAGTGTTATCTCCTTTACTGATGCTCTTTGTGCCAGCTTTCTATATACCTACTCGTTTTTTCCGCATGCTGGTCAATAAGTTGGCACGGGACTTCCATAACTTACCTGCAGTTGGAGGCCTTGTGCAAACCCTGATAAGTTATGTGGTTGGTGGAGACAGTTCAAACTGGGTTGGAGCTCTGGGGTTATCACATTACAATATGAATGATATGCCAGCTGTTTCATTTTGCGTGGCACTTCACATGGCACAGATCAAACGCAGCCGtaaatttatcatgtttgacTACGGTAGTGCAGCTACAAACATGGAAGTCTATGGATCCTCACAGCCCTTGGATTTGGGGGAGTACTATCTCTTCATTGATATTCCAGTTGACCTTGTTGCTGGGCAGAAAGACAACGTCATCAGGCCGTCCATGGTTAGGAAGCATTATGACCTGATGACTGATGCAGGTGTAGATGTATCATATAAGGAGTTTGAGTATGCGCATTTGGATTTTACGTTTTCTCATCGGGAAGAACTACTTGCATATGTAATGTCCCGGTTAATGTTAGTAGGGTGTTCGTCAAAGAAACTAGCTGGGCAGAAATCATTGAGGAATCAGAAAAACGAGGTACAATCGAGCAGCCATTGA
- the LOC101266611 gene encoding uncharacterized protein isoform X1 — protein sequence MQRLVDHVLAVTKESVKTFTYESLNNVVRLINGVSALLLTILPGNSSILEGIHGWELRPAFRGPRLPRWMEDGVSSFNQFIHELSVEPNASSSVEYSSQEDVDENVGPMSPPLQSSRASRVSSFTRQSSSWVHLLRCIFSWFLFPIKFMLGIPLYLYGSRTTSGSLQSSPLQATKRLQSLKDHFVQRATDRRRGVVEDLHLAIEIIIETIFGFAHKAVRCLLSPIVTVTEVVKWFFSCMSGPENVPADGSGVSVPTDTLSENDPTPRERQTGFYHSLNTDSRTCQDVITELGYPYEALRVVTSDGYILLLERIPRRDARKVVYLQHGVFDSSMGWISNGVVGSPAFAAYDQGYDVFLGNFRGLVSREHVDGNISPRQYWRYSINEHGTQDIPAIIQKIHEIKVSELKNSQAGFEEEFESDQPYKLCAISHSLGGAAILMYVITQRIEEKPHRISRLILLSPAGFHHDSNIVFTVMEYVFLVLSPLLMLFVPAFYIPTRFFRMLVNKLARDFHNLPAVGGLVQTLISYVVGGDSSNWVGALGLSHYNMNDMPAVSFCVALHMAQIKRSRKFIMFDYGSAATNMEVYGSSQPLDLGEYYLFIDIPVDLVAGQKDNVIRPSMVRKHYDLMTDAGVDVSYKEFEYAHLDFTFSHREELLAYVMSRLMLVGCSSKKLAGQKSLRNQKNEVQSSSH from the exons ATGCAGCGGCTCGTTGACCATGTCCTTGCTGTAACCAAAGA GTCAGTTAAAACATTCACTTATGAGTCATTGAAcaatgttgtgaggttgataaATGGGGTGTCTGCACTATTATTGACAATATTACCAGGGAACTCTTCTATTCTTGAAGGTATCCATGGTTGGGAGCTTCGGCCAGCATTTCGTGGGCCTAGGCTTCCGCGCTGGATGGAAGA TGGTGTCTCATCATTCAACCAATTCATTCATGAGCTTTCTGTTGAACCCAATGCCTCATCAAGTGTAGAATACTCATCACAGGAAGATGTTGATGAAAACGTCGGTCCAATGTCTCCTCCGTTACAAAGTTCTCGAGCATCCAGAGTGAGCAGTTTTACCAGGCAGAGCAGTAGTTGGGTACATTTGCTCAGATGCATCTTCTCATGGTTCCTTTTCCCCATTAAATTTATGTTGGGAATACCGTTGTATCTATATGGTTCACGTACTACGTCTGGGAGTCTACAGTCTTCCCCTCTACAAGCTACCAAGAGATTACAGTCACTCAAGGACCACTTTGTCCAACGGGCCACTGACAGAAGGCGAGGCGTAGTTGAG GATCTCCATCTAGCAATTGAGATTATTATTGAGACTATCTTTGGATTCGCTCACAAGGCAGTACGTTGTCTTCTTTCACCTATAGTCACTGTAACGGAAGTGGTGAAATGGTTCTTTTCTTGTATGAGTGGTCCTGAGAATGTTCCTGCTGATGGTTCAGGTGTATCTGTACCTACAGATACTCTTTCAGAGAATGATCCTACGCCTAGGGAACGACAAACAGGCTTTTATCATTCCCTAAATACAGATTCTAGGACATGTCAAGATGTCATAACAGAGCTTGG GTACCCATATGAAGCTCTTCGTGTGGTAACTAGCGATGGATATATTCTCCTTTTGGAGAGAATTCCAAG ACGTGATGCTCGGAAAGTTGTTTATCTGCAACATGGGGTTTTTGATTCATCCATGGG TTGGATATCGAATGGAGTTGTTGGTTCTCCTGCATTTGCAGCCTATGATCAAG GGTATGATGTTTTCCTTGGAAATTTTCGCGGACTGGTTTCGAGAGAACATGTTGATGGCAATATATCCCCACGACA ATACTGGAGGTACTCCATAAATGAGCACGGGACACAAGATATACCTGCGATCATACAGAAGATCCATGAAATAAAAGTTTCTGAATTGAAAAACAGCCAAGCGGGTTTTGAGGAAGAGTTTGAGAGTGATCAACCATACAAGCTCTGTGCTATTTCCCATAGTTTGGGTGGAGCTGCTATTCTGATGTATGTCATTACCCAGCGAATTGAGGAAAAACCCCATAGGATTTCAAGATTAATCTTGTTATCACCTGCTGGCTTCCATCATGATTCAAATATTGTTTTCACGGTTATGGAGTACGTGTTCCTAGTGTTATCTCCTTTACTGATGCTCTTTGTGCCAGCTTTCTATATACCTACTCGTTTTTTCCGCATGCTGGTCAATAAGTTGGCACGGGACTTCCATAACTTACCTGCAGTTGGAGGCCTTGTGCAAACCCTGATAAGTTATGTGGTTGGTGGAGACAGTTCAAACTGGGTTGGAGCTCTGGGGTTATCACATTACAATATGAATGATATGCCAGCTGTTTCATTTTGCGTGGCACTTCACATGGCACAGATCAAACGCAGCCGtaaatttatcatgtttgacTACGGTAGTGCAGCTACAAACATGGAAGTCTATGGATCCTCACAGCCCTTGGATTTGGGGGAGTACTATCTCTTCATTGATATTCCAGTTGACCTTGTTGCTGGGCAGAAAGACAACGTCATCAGGCCGTCCATGGTTAGGAAGCATTATGACCTGATGACTGATGCAGGTGTAGATGTATCATATAAGGAGTTTGAGTATGCGCATTTGGATTTTACGTTTTCTCATCGGGAAGAACTACTTGCATATGTAATGTCCCGGTTAATGTTAGTAGGGTGTTCGTCAAAGAAACTAGCTGGGCAGAAATCATTGAGGAATCAGAAAAACGAGGTACAATCGAGCAGCCATTGA